From Bradyrhizobium symbiodeficiens, the proteins below share one genomic window:
- a CDS encoding (2Fe-2S)-binding protein: MANLTINGKTFTLDVEPDTPLLWAIRENAGLTGTKYGCGIAQCGACTVHMEGVAIRSCGVSVSEAEGKKITTIEGLGSRDALHKVQEAWIAQDVPQCGYCQSGMIMAVAALLNEKPKPTDADIDEAITNICRCGTFQQVREAIHTIASA, translated from the coding sequence ATGGCAAACCTAACAATCAACGGAAAAACCTTCACCCTCGACGTCGAGCCGGATACGCCGCTGCTCTGGGCGATCCGCGAGAATGCCGGCCTGACCGGCACCAAATACGGTTGCGGCATTGCACAATGCGGCGCCTGCACGGTGCACATGGAAGGCGTTGCGATCCGCTCCTGCGGCGTCTCGGTCAGCGAAGCAGAGGGCAAGAAGATTACGACCATCGAGGGACTCGGCTCACGCGATGCCTTGCACAAGGTGCAGGAGGCCTGGATCGCCCAGGACGTGCCGCAATGCGGCTATTGCCAGAGCGGCATGATCATGGCGGTGGCGGCGCTGCTGAACGAGAAGCCGAAGCCGACCGACGCCGATATTGACGAGGCCATCACCAATATCTGCCGCTGCGGCACCTTCCAGCAGGTGCGCGAGGCGATCCACACGATCGCAAGCGCATAA
- a CDS encoding B12-binding domain-containing radical SAM protein, protein MLYPLFSAESFWTFGESCKVLGVKRPAAPLGLITVAAMLPESWTVRLIDCNTAPFSDEDLAWADVVFTGGMMPQQADTLRLIEICRAAGKPVVVGGPDPTSSPHIYERADFRVLGEAESVIDDFVAAWEGGARSGTFTAPKFQADVTKTPVPRFDLLKFEDYMYLGVQYSRGCPFTCEFCDIIELYGRVPRTKTNAQMLSELDRLYTMGYRGHLDFVDDNFIGNKKSLRLFLPQLAEWQRAHGYPFELSTEASVNLADDPELLDLMGAANFFAVFVGIESPDPATLVAMRKKQNTRRNIAESIHKIYAAGMLVTAGFIVGFDNEKVSMADAMIDFIEEAAIPVSMVGLLYALPNTQLTRRLEREGRLHVGHDVAPTIGADQCTAGINFDPVRPLRDILTDYKRVLEHVYSPAAYAGRVDRLMTLLDRSRQRHELAEGDIRAKLGAMETVHRVVSALPEARGPLWQTFMNCAKRDTSSARIAVQMIAAYAHLGPFSRKVIAAIDERLAALDEQMPSPAVAAGATEARHLA, encoded by the coding sequence ATGCTGTATCCGCTGTTCTCGGCGGAATCCTTCTGGACCTTTGGCGAATCCTGCAAGGTGTTGGGCGTAAAGCGCCCGGCCGCTCCCTTGGGCCTGATCACCGTTGCCGCGATGCTGCCCGAAAGCTGGACGGTCCGGCTGATCGATTGCAACACGGCGCCCTTCAGCGACGAGGATCTGGCCTGGGCCGACGTCGTCTTCACCGGCGGGATGATGCCGCAGCAGGCCGACACGCTGCGCCTGATCGAGATTTGCCGTGCCGCAGGCAAGCCGGTGGTCGTGGGGGGACCGGATCCGACCTCGAGCCCGCACATCTATGAACGGGCCGACTTCAGGGTGCTCGGCGAAGCCGAGAGCGTCATCGACGATTTCGTCGCGGCCTGGGAAGGCGGCGCGCGGTCCGGAACCTTTACCGCACCGAAATTCCAGGCGGACGTGACCAAGACGCCGGTCCCGCGCTTCGATCTGCTCAAGTTCGAGGACTATATGTATCTCGGCGTGCAGTATTCCCGCGGATGTCCGTTCACCTGCGAGTTCTGCGACATCATCGAGCTCTATGGCCGCGTCCCGAGGACCAAGACCAACGCGCAGATGCTGTCGGAACTCGACCGACTCTACACCATGGGCTACCGCGGCCATCTCGATTTCGTCGACGACAATTTCATCGGCAACAAGAAGTCGCTCAGGCTGTTCCTGCCTCAACTCGCCGAGTGGCAGCGCGCGCACGGCTATCCCTTCGAATTGTCGACCGAAGCCTCGGTCAATCTGGCAGACGATCCCGAGCTGCTGGACCTGATGGGCGCAGCCAATTTCTTCGCCGTCTTCGTCGGCATCGAAAGTCCGGATCCGGCGACGCTGGTCGCGATGCGGAAGAAGCAGAACACGCGGCGCAACATCGCCGAGAGCATCCACAAGATCTACGCCGCGGGCATGCTCGTCACCGCGGGCTTCATCGTCGGCTTCGACAACGAGAAGGTCTCCATGGCGGACGCCATGATCGATTTCATCGAGGAGGCGGCGATTCCCGTCAGCATGGTCGGATTGCTCTATGCCTTGCCGAACACACAACTGACGCGCCGCCTGGAGCGCGAAGGCCGACTCCACGTCGGCCACGATGTGGCGCCGACCATCGGCGCCGATCAGTGCACGGCCGGGATCAATTTCGATCCGGTGCGCCCGCTGCGCGACATCCTGACGGACTACAAGCGCGTGCTGGAGCATGTCTACAGCCCGGCCGCCTATGCAGGACGCGTCGACCGCTTGATGACGCTGCTCGACCGTTCGCGGCAGCGCCACGAACTCGCGGAAGGGGATATCCGCGCCAAGCTCGGTGCGATGGAGACCGTGCATCGTGTCGTCTCCGCGCTTCCCGAAGCGCGCGGGCCGCTGTGGCAGACGTTCATGAACTGCGCCAAGCGCGACACGTCATCGGCGCGCATTGCGGTCCAGATGATCGCCGCCTATGCCCATCTCGGACCGTTCTCCCGCAAGGTCATCGCCGCCATCGATGAGCGCCTGGCGGCGCTGGACGAGCAAATGCCGAGTCCAGCCGTGGCAGCGGGCGCGACCGAGGCTCGACATCTGGCCTGA
- a CDS encoding xanthine dehydrogenase family protein molybdopterin-binding subunit, protein MNKHVSPRMNRRAFVIGSATLGAGLAIGLDIPFGGPAVVRAADGSPEIGAWVVVRPDDTVVIRIARSEMGQGSLTGLAQLVAEELECDWTKVTTEYPTPGQSVARKRVWGDFSTGGSRGIRSSQDYVRKGGATARVMLIQAAAEAWKVPVSECTAANSVITHTPSGRTTTYGKVAEAAAKLTPPADVKLKDPKDWKLIGKGVKRLDTVDKTNGAMIYGVDVKLPGMLNAAIKDCPVFGGKLKSFDEAKIAGMKGVKKVVKVGDTAVAVVADTWWHAKTALDALPVVWDEGDNAKVSSESIAKWLAEGLNNDQPAYVGNKNGDAKAAIASAAKKVEAVYSYPYQNHATMEPMNATALYTADKCEVWCGTQNGEAAFAAVLEASGLPADKCDVHKVMPGGGFGRRGQTDYVRQAVIIAKEMPGTPVKLLWSREEDMAHGRYHPITQCKMTGAFDADNNLVALHYRLSGQSILFSLRPEALQNGMDPAAFQGVAQSGEAAFGYSVPNLLVEHAMRNPHVPPGFWRGVNVNHNAIYMECFMDELAQAAGQDPLEFRRKLMGSHPKHLAVLNAVAEKIGWSTPAPQGVYRGIAQVMGYSSYVAGAAEISVTDGNKIKVLRIVASTDPGYVVNPAQVERQIAGSFVYGLSALFYGGCTVKDGKIEQTNFDTYNSMRINEMPKVESVMVPSGGFWGGVGEPTIGVAAPAVLNAYFAATGKRIRSVPLRDQNITFA, encoded by the coding sequence ATGAACAAGCATGTTTCTCCCAGGATGAATCGCCGTGCCTTCGTCATCGGCAGCGCCACGCTCGGCGCCGGCCTCGCGATCGGCCTCGATATCCCCTTCGGCGGGCCCGCCGTGGTCCGCGCTGCTGACGGCTCGCCGGAGATCGGCGCCTGGGTCGTGGTCAGGCCCGACGACACCGTCGTGATTCGCATCGCCCGCTCCGAGATGGGCCAGGGTTCGCTCACAGGTCTCGCCCAGCTCGTCGCCGAGGAACTCGAATGCGACTGGACCAAGGTCACGACCGAATATCCGACGCCGGGCCAGAGCGTCGCCCGCAAGCGCGTCTGGGGCGATTTCTCGACCGGCGGCAGCCGCGGCATCCGATCCTCACAGGACTATGTCCGCAAGGGCGGCGCCACCGCGCGCGTGATGCTGATCCAGGCCGCGGCCGAGGCATGGAAGGTGCCGGTCTCCGAATGCACGGCAGCGAACAGCGTCATCACCCATACGCCGTCGGGCCGGACCACGACCTACGGCAAGGTCGCCGAGGCCGCCGCGAAGCTGACGCCACCGGCCGACGTCAAGCTGAAGGATCCGAAGGACTGGAAACTGATCGGCAAGGGCGTGAAGCGGCTCGACACCGTCGACAAGACCAACGGCGCCATGATCTACGGCGTCGACGTCAAGCTGCCGGGCATGCTGAATGCCGCGATCAAGGACTGCCCGGTGTTCGGCGGCAAGCTGAAAAGCTTTGACGAAGCCAAGATCGCCGGCATGAAAGGCGTCAAGAAGGTCGTCAAGGTCGGCGATACCGCGGTCGCGGTCGTTGCCGACACCTGGTGGCACGCCAAGACCGCGCTGGATGCGCTGCCGGTCGTCTGGGACGAGGGCGACAACGCAAAGGTCTCCAGCGAGTCGATTGCGAAGTGGCTGGCGGAAGGTCTCAACAACGACCAGCCGGCCTATGTCGGCAACAAGAACGGCGACGCCAAGGCAGCGATTGCGAGTGCGGCCAAGAAGGTCGAGGCCGTCTACTCCTATCCCTACCAGAACCATGCCACGATGGAGCCCATGAACGCCACCGCGCTCTACACCGCGGACAAATGCGAGGTTTGGTGCGGCACGCAGAATGGCGAGGCGGCGTTCGCAGCGGTGCTGGAGGCCTCCGGCCTGCCGGCCGACAAATGCGACGTGCACAAGGTGATGCCGGGCGGCGGTTTCGGCCGGCGCGGCCAGACCGACTATGTCCGCCAGGCCGTGATCATCGCCAAAGAGATGCCTGGCACACCGGTCAAGCTGCTGTGGTCGCGCGAAGAGGACATGGCGCACGGCCGATATCACCCGATCACCCAGTGCAAGATGACCGGCGCGTTCGATGCCGACAACAATCTCGTCGCGCTCCACTACCGCCTGTCCGGGCAGTCGATCCTGTTCTCGCTGCGCCCCGAGGCGCTGCAGAACGGCATGGACCCCGCGGCGTTCCAGGGCGTCGCCCAATCCGGCGAAGCTGCGTTCGGCTATTCGGTGCCGAACCTGCTGGTCGAGCACGCGATGCGCAACCCGCACGTCCCGCCCGGCTTCTGGCGCGGCGTCAACGTCAATCACAACGCGATCTACATGGAGTGCTTCATGGACGAGCTGGCCCAGGCCGCAGGCCAGGACCCGCTCGAATTCCGCCGCAAGCTGATGGGCAGTCACCCCAAGCACCTCGCTGTGCTCAATGCGGTCGCCGAGAAGATCGGCTGGAGCACGCCGGCGCCGCAGGGCGTCTATCGCGGCATCGCCCAGGTGATGGGCTATAGCAGCTATGTCGCCGGCGCCGCTGAGATCTCGGTGACCGACGGCAACAAGATCAAGGTGCTTCGCATCGTCGCCTCCACCGATCCCGGCTACGTCGTCAATCCGGCCCAGGTGGAGCGTCAGATCGCGGGCTCCTTCGTCTACGGCCTCTCGGCGCTGTTCTATGGCGGCTGCACCGTCAAGGACGGCAAGATCGAGCAAACCAACTTCGACACCTACAATTCGATGCGCATCAACGAGATGCCGAAGGTGGAATCGGTGATGGTGCCGAGCGGCGGGTTCTGGGGCGGCGTCGGCGAGCCGACCATCGGCGTCGCAGCGCCAGCGGTGCTCAACGCCTACTTCGCCGCGACCGGCAAGCGCATCCGTTCTGTGCCGCTGCGCGACCAGAACATCACCTTCGCCTGA